A single Anopheles funestus chromosome 2RL, idAnoFuneDA-416_04, whole genome shotgun sequence DNA region contains:
- the LOC125763350 gene encoding mitogen-activated protein kinase-binding protein 1 isoform X3: MFAPRNSSPPLHIYNSDEVAAYQIKLKKILGLTVCSSAGLDVSSTTGVLAYPAGCTVVLFNSKKLSQNFLLNTAKKAITAVAYSECGRYLATGECGHNPSIKVWELDGGNGSGTIENGAAGSIVAEFSGHKYAVSCVAFSPTGKYLVSVGSQHDNIVNVFDWKANLKIASNKVTAKVVAVSFSEDGNYFVTVGNRHVKYWYLEGSRKYKEPIPLMGRSAILGELRNNDFCAVACGKGEMAESTYAITRNGHLVEFNARRLLDKWVMCRTNAANCMVASTKYILVGCAEAIVRVFNAETLEYITTLPRTHFLGVDVAQGVHINHMMAVPQSAKYPDTIAIVYDETRSKVTCVYNDHSLYIWDLRDIRRVGKSQSFLYHSACIWGVETVPFSYQQLKHNANGGDTLPSDCFMTCSSDDTIRVWDVDSCETNEVYRKNIYSKELLKVLYIDDELNFIKDTDNPIHSTEKNSSYDGRNGVRCIKISPESRQLATGDRSGNIRIYNLSNLKLITTIEAHDSEVLCLEYTNDKIDRRLLASASRDRLIHIFDCEANYRILQTLDDHSSSITSVRFIGAGKQFQMVSCGADKSIIFRHFQNNVFLRGNNCSGKNTLYDMEVDSNSKHILTACQDRNIRVYSTQNAKHTKTFKGSHSDEGSLIKVSLDLSGIYIATSCTDKTLSVYDYYSNECMARMYGHSELVTGLKFTNDCKYLISASGDGCVFIWQVPHDMIVTMQARLSQQALRSGIQPIPRTLQPTNPFTDAILNHPQPTPVPNNPALSASEFGSPPNSAFLVDDAPVTPGYRFSDVGQLPQWAKRKPSEDLQSNSPVLGSSPSQGGSNFGGLAPKPRGRWGQKGVGGQLEDPFDLRNIVESSPLGTTFTTEQRQPTTPTPPQPVTGHPTHPPATNTPTSGYNSSGSKDVYSNAYLSEDSSIDSGRENRRPDLSSFLHKKITETKALNSLNSESNTEHDGDVEDISDGERTSSDHGMVYYPSAAPSTPTDFKINDVDTNELRKSIRRQKLEKQGLSLAAQFQSAASGTGTGTSDDEDEGSTPSGDNADRSLASTLGGSSESIPQQASSTFLQAVLDGPGSLSDRERSQARKSVSAKHNNDSKITTSISKSFANNKKEELMKVINEAKAKLENVGYRSGLRASHSISDLSHSMNMSGASPNRTQRIEVDNNLGSRMYPAVSGASGPYGGSATHMNASNFLHSAAPRSKLAQNCILMNQIQQELPPYPRDVGIYEQPAQRPDKLDLVELPPVPADKLRKHPGILKNYKSCPVSPVHEEQEWSSPSNHDESSHNQQKPHDRTGRHGQMRHSMYYEDAKTILSMIHSDTEKMIREITSKYGDLDDIQPTAKVKDGEKPASSTTSSKDPDPKAAAPHDQHEHGFLSEDEPNFSSDSLEDCSLDLDLERHGQPVPPARRKQCAKHNPAKKLQPSLPKRSVSDYFIYDQPPQGAPYEIPYRNVSLSDILDDEEAIRQAENRFLETQRHSSASFFLGQQYPTRKSQESILSDEFGSGGVSFCNSMESILSDDSECKSAPLEVLFGRIRRDHLAHHGGHGHGGGVGGRNATNFEYKLEGIGCATSKSYGSSPNAGSGFDYYMQGNYFHATATDSSYFGMVHDSLEYGGHERRATVRQGAPGMPTSISYPRFLPSLASAGAAPLSSGREELLFNETFEEGEDFIPSLTSKAAQYGGATVKSLSKDFANQRKQMNSNPLYNCNDGSGGNGDLFIRKTLNATNQHHQITRSDIFGTESSVYVMKKSCSFEIEMGGRRIARNSKKFEQNLQRFEQERKQSNDRFHHQQFGGTLEMDYVPHKPPVAHRRSASMKGRGRVRSKEKFNTIIGQMSNSTGQCDEPAMIGGKLRDFVNRDFVLPPKSGEVMSVSVGGIRRSDIGEEKSFEVYVAEKGVSEDDNMDSLELLSKAKNAACVRKENSTDSLEVSVPPSEGVTEIGVEALEEMEPTEDDDAKPAEEALVAEEALELPKKSLTQGATSELEKLIDRGLLTSGEYNRFLDIEKKIDIINKLVELEERKLEQERTAKEYRMRPFECDPRQKGYVKSLTENFDRLAKDAQEELENEKSWHLAKARMKRNFSLPDVLDFGADCCCRQHGKCCEQEGEDCGCCGDGCDAYKQKDEEELSEKDENSMAAAVAAVAAAVAAIGMSSSDEGFYDFLPTNCSNLVVSLFTVSVSFSRYSVGSVFL; encoded by the exons ATGTACAGTGGTGTTGTTCAACTCCAAAAAGCTATCCCAGAATTTCCTGCTCAACACAGCGAAAAAGGCGATAACGGCCGTCGCATACTCAGAATGTGGCCGGTATCTGGCAACGGGAGAATGTGGTCACAACCCCTCGATCAAGGTGTGGGAACTGGATGGTGGCAACGGTAGCGGTACGATCGAGAATGGTGCCGCCGGTAGCATCGTGGCAGAGTTCTCCGGCCACAAGTACGCAGTCAGCTGTGTGGCCTTCTCGCCCACAGGCAAGTACCTGGTGTCGGTTGGCTCGCAGCACGACAACATTGTGAATGTTTTCGACTGGAAGGCAAATCTGAAGATCGCCTCGAACAAGGTGACTGCCAAGGTGGTGGCGGTTAGCTTTAGCGAGGATGGCAACTACTTCGTCACTGTGGGCAACCGGCATGTAAAGTACTGGTATTTGGAGGGTAGCCGCAAGTATAAGGAACCGATCCCGCTGATGGGACGGAGTGCCATCCTGGGAGAGCTACGAAACAATGACTTCTGTGCGGTAGCGTGCGGCAAGGGAGAGATGGCCGAGAGTACGTACGCAATTACGCGGAACGGTCATCTGGTCGAATTCAATGCGCGTCGCTTGCTGGACAAGTGGGTGATGTGCCGCACCAATGCGGCTAACTGTATGGTTGCCAGTACAAAGTACATTCTCGTCGGTTGTGCCGAAGCCATCGTGAG GGTATTTAATGCCGAAACGCTAGAATACATTACCACCCTGCCGAGGACACATTTTCTCGGTGTTGATGTAGCGCAAGGGGTGCACATCAACCACATGATGGCGGTACCACAAAGCGCAAAGTATCCCGACACTATAGCCATCGTGTATGACGAGACTCGCTCGAAGGTGACATGCGTGTACAACGATCACAGTCTGTACATCTGGGATCTGCGAGACATCAGGCGGGTGGGCAAGAGTCAATCGTTTCTGTACCACTCCGCCTGCATCTGGGGCGTCGAAACAGTGCCATTTAGCTACCAGCAGCTCAAGCACAACGCGAACGGTGGCGATACGTTGCCGTCGGATTGCTTCATGACCTGCTCATCGGACGACACGATTCGCGTGTGGGACGTGGACAGCTGCGAAACGAACGAGGTGTACCGGAAGAACATCTACAGCAAGGAGCTGCTCAAGGTGCTGTACATCGATGACGAGCTGAATTTCATAAAGGATACGGACAATCCGATCCACAGTACGGAGAAAAACTCAAGCTACGATGGCCGCAATGGGGTGCGTTGTATCAAAATCAGCCCGGAAAGCAGGCAGCTGGCGACGGGCGACCGGAGTGGCAACATTCGAATTTACAATCTCAGTAATCTTAAGCTCATCACGACGATCGAGGCGCACGATTCGGAGGTTTTGTGTCTGGAGTACACGAATGACAAAATCGACCGACGTCTGTTGGCAAGTGCGAGCCGAGATCGATTGATACACATTTTCGATTGTGAGGCAAACTATCGAATACTGCAAACGCTGGACGATCATTCGAGCAGCATCACCTCGGTGCGGTTCATCGGGGCCGGCAAGCAGTTCCAGATGGTGTCCTGCGGTGCAGACAAATCCATCATTTTCCGCCATTTCCAGAACAATGTGTTTCTGCGCGGCAATAACTGCTCTGGGAAAAATACACTCTACGACATGGAGGTGGACAGCAACAGTAAGCACATTCTTACCGCGTGCCAGGACAGAAACATTCGCGTCTACAGCACACAGAACGCGAAGCACACGAAGACATTCAAGGGATCGCATTCGGATGAGGGCAGTTTGATTAAGGTCAGTCTTGATCTTAGTGGCATCTACATTGCAACGTCCTGCACGGACAAAACGCTCAGTGTGTACGATTACTATTCCAACGAATGCATGGCACGAATGTACGGGCACAGTGAGCTCGTCACCGGGCTAAAGTTTACCAACGACTGCAAATATCTTATATCGGCTAGCGGGGACGGATGTGTGTTCATCTGGCAGGTACCGCACGATATGATCGTTACGATGCAGGCACGTCTTTCACAGCAAGCGCTTCGTTCAGGCATCCAGCCTATTCCACGAACGCttcaaccaaccaacccgTTCACTGATGCCATTTTAAACCACCCGCAACCCACACCGGTGCCAAACAACCCTGCTCTAAGCGCATCAGAGTTCGGATCACCACCCAACAGTGCTTTTCTGGTCGATGATGCTCCAGTCACACCTGGGTATCGATTTTCCGACGTGGGTCAGCTACCGCAGTGGGCCAAAAGGAAACCATCCGAAGATTTGCAATCAAATTCCCCTGTACTCGGCAGTAGTCCAAGCCAAGGTGGTAGCAATTTCGGTGGCCTAGCGCCAAAACCAAGAGGACGCTGGGGTCAGAAGGGTGTCGGTGGACAGCTAGAGGATCCGTTCGATCTAAGAAACATCGTCGAGAGTAGTCCGCTTGGCACAACGTTTACGACAGAGCAGCGACAACCCACAACACCAACACCTCCACAGCCTGTCACTGGTCATCCTACGCATCCACCGGCAACTAACACACCCACGTCCGGTTATAATAGCAGCGGATCAAAGGATGTTTACAGCAACGCCTACCTCAGTGAAGATAGCTCAATCGACAGCGGACGGGAGAATCGGCGGCCAGATCTGAGTTCTTTCCTGCACAAGAAGATCACTGAAACGAAGGCGCTGAACAGTTTGAACTCGGAATCGAACACCGAACACGACGGTGACGTGGAGGATATATCGGATGGTGAGCGAACGAGCTCGGATCATGGCATGGTGTATTATCCATCCGCAGCACCATCCACTCCAAC TGATTTCAAAATTAACGATGTCGACACAAATGAGCTGCGCAAATCGATTCGGCGACAGAAGCTAGAAAAGCAAGGTCTTAGCCTAGCGGCCCAATTTCAGAGTGCTGCGTCTGGTACCGGTACGGGAACGTCCGACGACGAGGATGAAGGATCTACCCCAAGCGGTGATAATGCAGATCGATCGCTTGCTTCGACGCTTGGAGGAAGTTCGGAAAGTATTCCTCAACAAGCATCGTCCACCTTTCTACAGGCAGTTCTCGACGGGCCTGGCAGTTTATCCGATCGCGAACGTT caCAAGCGCGAAAGAGTGTGAGTGCTAAGCACAACAACGATTCGAAGATTACGACCAGCATATCAAAATCGTttgccaacaacaaaaaggaggAGCTGATGAAGGTGATCAACGAGGCAAAGGCAAAGCTGGAGAAT GTCGGCTACCGATCCGGTTTACGCGCTAGTCACAGTATATCCGATTTGAGTCACTCGATGAACATGTCCGGAGCAAGTCCGAACCGTACACAGCGGATAG AAGTAGATAACAATTTAGGTTCCAGAATGTACCCAGCAGTGTCCGGTGCTTCCGGGCCATATGGAGGGTCTGCCACCCATATGAATGCATCAAATTTTCTTCACAGTGCTGCCCCACGATCGAAGCTTGCCCAAAATTGTATACTTATGAACCAAATACAGCAGGAACTTCCACCATATCCGCGAGATGTTGGTATTTATGAGCAACCAGCACAACGACCCGATAAACTAGATCTGGTTGAGCTACCCCCAGTGCCAGCCGATAAGCTACGGAAACATCCTGGCATACTGAAGAACTATAAATCCTGTCCCGTGTCACCCGTGCACGAAGAACAGGAATGGTCCAGTCCTTCGAATCACGACGAATCATCGCACAATCAGCAAAAGCCACACGATCGCACCGGTCGCCATGGGCAGATGCGTCACTCGATGTACTACGAAGATGCGAAAACGATATTGAGCATGATACATTCCGACACCGAGAAGATGATTCGTGAAATCACTAGCAAGTACGGTGATCTGGATGATATACAACCGACCGCAAAAGTAAAAGATGGCGAAAAGCcagcatcatcaacaacatctTCCAAAGATCCCGACCCAAAAGCAGCCGCTCCGCACGACCAGCACGAGCACGGGTTTCTTTCGGAAGATGAACCGAACTTTAGCTCCGACTCGCTAGAAGATTGTAGTCTCGATTTGGACTTGGAACGACACGGCCAACCGGTACCACcagcaagaagaaaacaatgtGCCAAACATAATCCGGCCAAAAAGCTGCAACCCTCACTGCCAAAACGATCCGTTTCCGATTACTTTATCTACGATCAACCACCGCAAGGTGCACCGTACGAAATTCCTTACCGAAACGTCTCGCTTTCCGACATCCTGGATGATGAGGAGGCGATCCGACAGGCGGAGAATCGGTTTCTCGAAACGCAACGACACTCGAGCGCCAGTTTCTTTCTGGGCCAGCAGTACCCAACGCGAAAGAGTCAAGAAAGCATCCTTTCAGATGAGTTTGGTAGCGGTggagttagtttttgtaacaGCATGGAAAGCATCCTGTCGGATGACTCCGAATGCAAGAGTGCTCCGTTGGAAGTGCTGTTCGGGCGCATTCGTCGTGATCATCTTGCGCATCACGGTGGGCATGGACATGGAGGTGGTGTTGGCGGTCGCAATGCTACCAACTTCGAGTACAAACTTGAAGGCATTGGTTGTGCTACTTCAAAGTCGTACGGATCGAGTCCTAACGCTGGCAGTGGCTTCGATTACTATATGCAAGGTAATTATTTCCATGCGACCGCTACGGATAGTAGTTACTTCGGAATGGTACACGACAGCTTGGAATACGGCGGACATGAACGACGCGCAACAGTTCGCCAAGGAGCACCCGGAATGCCCACGTCGATTAGTTATCCCCGGTTTCTGCCCAGTCTTGCGTCTGCCGGTGCAGCTCCACTGTCCAGCGGAAGGGAGGAGCTActttttaatgaaacatttgaagaGGGAGAAGATTTCATCCCATCCCTTACATCGAAGGCGGCCCAGTACGGAGGTGCCACCGTAAAAAGCTTGAGCAAAGATTTTGCCAACCAGCGAAAGCAGATGAACTCGAATCCACTCTACAACTGCAACGATGGCAGTGGTGGGAATGGGGATCTGTTCATACGGAAAACTCTAAACGCCACTAATCAACACCATCAGATCACGCGGTCCGACATATTCGGCACGGAATCTTCAGTGTATGTAATGAAGAAGTCGTGCAGTTTCGAAATCGAAATGGGTGGTCGTCGTATAGCGCGGAATTCTAAAAAGTTCGAACAAAACCTGCAACGTTTCGAGCAGGAGCGAAAGCAATCGAACGACCGCTTCCACCATCAACAGTTCGGTGGAACGTTGGAGATGGATTACGTACCACACAAACCACCGGTTGCCCATCGACGATCGGCTAGTATGAAGGGTCGTGGACGAGTGCGTTCCAAGGAAAAGTTCAACACGATCATTGGTCAGATGTCCAACTCCACCGGTCAATGTGACGAACCTGCGATGATTGGTGGCAAACTGCGTGATTTTGTGAACCGAGATTTTGTGTTGCCACCGAAGTCTGGGGAAGTTATGTCGGTGTCAGTTGGTGGAATACGCCGTAGCGATATTGGTGAAGAAAAGTCTTTCGAAGTGTATGTCGCAGAGAAGGGTGTAAGTGAGGATGATAATATGGATAGTTTGGAGCTGCTCTCCAAGGCAAAAAATGCCGCTTGCGTGAGGAAGGAAAATTCTACCGATTCACTCGAGGTCAGCGTTCCACCGAGCGAGGGTGTGACTGAGATCGGTGTAGAAGCTCTGGAAGAGATGGAACCAACCGAAGACGACGATGCGAAACCCGCAGAAGAGGCACTGGTCGCCGAGGAagcactagaactaccaaagAAGAGTCTCACCCAGGGAGCGACTAGTGAGCTGGAAAAGTTAATCGATCGTGGGCTCCTAACAAGCGGGGAATACAATCGTTTTCTTGATATAGAGAAAAAGATCGACATCATCAATAAGCTTGTGGAGCTAGAGGAACGTAAACTGGAGCAGGAACGCACGGCTAAAGAGTATCGGATGCGCCCATTCGAATGTGATCCACGGCAGAAGGGTTATGTTAAGAGCTTGACGGAAAACTTTGACCGATTGGCAAAGGATGCGCAGGAAGAGCTGGAAAATGAGAAGAGTTGGCATCTGGCAAAAGCTCGCATGAAGCGCAACTTCAGTTTGCCAGATGTACTAGATTTTGGGGCGGATTGTTGCTGCCGGCAGCATGGCAAATGCTGCGAGCAGGAAGGCGAAGATTGCGGGTGCTGTGGTGATGGATGCGATGCGTACAAGCAGAAAGACGAAGAAGAACTGTCggaaaaggatgaaaattCGATGGCGGCCGCTGTTGCGGCAGTTGCTGCTGCCGTCGCTGCCATTGGAATGTCGAGCAGCGATGAAGGTTTCTATGACTTTCTCCCTACAAATTGTTCCAATTTAGTTGTTTCGTTATTTACTGTTTCGGTTTCATTTTCCCGATATTCTGTGGGAAGTGTTTTTCTATAG